The proteins below come from a single Vibrio cyclitrophicus genomic window:
- the guaD gene encoding guanine deaminase, whose amino-acid sequence MTTQRKAYRASILHSVADPKDVGIDESYDYFEDGVLVIENGHVVDLGHANEVLARQPKTLEVKEYKDKLITSGFIDTHIHYPQTGMIASYGEQLLDWLENYTFPEEKRFKNPVYAQKVAKLFLDELASNGTTTALVFGTVHKESVNVFFEEAEKRNLRMIAGKVLMDRNAPDYLTDTPESGYAESKELIEKWHNRRRLLYAVTPRFAPTSTPEQLATVGKLLEEYPDVYMHTHLSENEKEIEWVKSLFPERNSYLDVYDHYGLLHKRSVFAHGIHLSDCECKRLADTESAIAFCPTSNLFLGSGLFRLPEMEDHGIRVGMGTDVGAGTSFSILQTMSEAYKIMQLQHKKLHPAKSLFLATLGGARSLHLEDKIGNLEVGKEADFVVLDLHATQLMRFRMEQTTKLEEKLFVLMSLGDDRTVSETYIYGEKAYDVNFKDYKKLVS is encoded by the coding sequence ATGACAACGCAACGCAAAGCTTATCGCGCCAGTATTTTACATAGCGTAGCCGATCCAAAAGATGTCGGTATCGATGAGTCTTACGACTATTTTGAAGACGGTGTTTTAGTCATAGAGAACGGCCATGTCGTCGATTTAGGGCATGCCAATGAAGTATTGGCTCGCCAACCAAAAACACTCGAAGTAAAAGAATACAAAGATAAGCTGATCACCTCTGGCTTTATTGATACGCACATCCACTACCCTCAAACAGGGATGATTGCATCTTATGGTGAGCAGCTTCTTGATTGGTTAGAAAACTACACCTTTCCAGAAGAAAAGCGCTTCAAGAACCCCGTCTACGCACAAAAAGTAGCCAAACTATTTCTTGACGAACTGGCCAGCAACGGTACGACTACAGCATTGGTATTCGGCACCGTACACAAAGAGTCGGTGAATGTATTCTTTGAAGAAGCCGAAAAGCGTAACCTACGCATGATAGCGGGCAAGGTACTGATGGATCGCAATGCGCCCGATTACCTCACAGATACACCAGAATCAGGCTATGCTGAATCCAAGGAACTGATTGAGAAATGGCACAACCGCAGACGTTTGCTTTACGCCGTGACACCTCGCTTTGCCCCAACCAGTACACCAGAGCAACTTGCTACTGTCGGTAAACTGCTAGAAGAATATCCCGATGTGTACATGCATACTCACCTTTCTGAAAACGAGAAAGAGATCGAGTGGGTGAAATCGTTGTTCCCAGAGCGCAACAGTTACCTAGATGTTTATGACCATTACGGATTGCTTCACAAGCGTTCGGTATTTGCTCATGGTATTCACCTTTCTGATTGTGAATGCAAACGCCTTGCCGATACTGAATCTGCCATCGCATTTTGCCCAACCTCAAACCTATTCTTAGGCTCGGGCTTGTTTCGATTACCTGAGATGGAAGATCACGGCATTCGTGTCGGTATGGGTACCGACGTAGGCGCTGGTACTAGCTTCTCAATCCTGCAAACCATGAGTGAAGCGTACAAAATCATGCAGCTACAACATAAGAAGCTGCACCCGGCTAAGTCGCTGTTCTTAGCAACACTAGGCGGGGCACGTTCACTGCATTTAGAAGACAAGATTGGGAACTTGGAAGTCGGAAAAGAAGCGGATTTCGTGGTATTGGATCTACACGCCACTCAGCTGATGCGTTTTAGAATGGAACAAACCACTAAGCTTGAAGAGAAACTGTTTGTATTAATGAGCTTGGGTGACGACAGAACCGTTAGCGAGACTTATATCTACGGCGAAAAAGCCTACGACGTTAACTTTAAAGATTATAAGAAGCTCGTTAGCTAA
- the xdhC gene encoding xanthine dehydrogenase accessory protein XdhC: MFKDNWIHELAKLEENYEPCVMVTVLEDRGSVPRDAGTKMLVTRDRIIATIGGGHLEHVATKMAREMLIASEKSLKVERFNLGARLGQCCGGVATLSFEPIGTQQNHLVLFGAGHVAKALLHIVATLPFRVTWIDEREEVFPETLPHGVKKLVSDDPVGEVKHMPPNSYYLVMTHNHQLDFDLTKAIIDREDSRYFGMIGSLTKRKKFDFRLEQRGYSQEQIETMLCPIGISTVNGKHPAEIAVSVAGELIAHYQGQALEQKRPTKHYRNQDLTVQHSQSSDIVEPPLEEKIA, translated from the coding sequence ATGTTTAAGGATAATTGGATTCACGAACTGGCAAAACTGGAAGAGAACTACGAGCCATGTGTAATGGTGACGGTGCTCGAAGACAGGGGGTCTGTTCCACGCGATGCGGGCACAAAAATGCTTGTCACTCGTGACCGAATCATCGCTACGATTGGTGGTGGTCACCTTGAACATGTGGCCACTAAAATGGCTCGCGAAATGCTGATTGCCAGCGAAAAATCGCTCAAAGTGGAACGCTTCAACCTAGGCGCTCGTTTAGGCCAATGTTGTGGCGGAGTGGCAACGTTAAGCTTCGAACCGATTGGCACTCAGCAGAACCACCTTGTGCTGTTCGGCGCAGGCCATGTTGCCAAAGCGCTGCTGCACATTGTCGCAACCCTGCCCTTCCGCGTGACCTGGATTGATGAGCGTGAAGAAGTATTCCCTGAAACGCTGCCACACGGTGTTAAAAAGCTTGTCTCAGATGATCCGGTTGGCGAAGTGAAACACATGCCACCGAACAGCTATTACCTTGTGATGACGCACAACCACCAGCTCGATTTCGACCTGACCAAAGCGATTATTGACCGTGAAGATAGCCGTTACTTTGGCATGATTGGTTCGCTTACGAAGCGTAAGAAATTCGACTTCCGCTTAGAGCAACGTGGCTACAGCCAGGAACAGATAGAAACTATGCTTTGCCCGATTGGCATTAGCACAGTGAATGGCAAACACCCTGCGGAAATTGCGGTATCGGTTGCAGGTGAATTGATCGCACACTATCAAGGCCAAGCTCTTGAACAAAAGCGCCCGACCAAACACTATCGAAATCAAGATTTGACCGTTCAACACAGTCAATCAAGCGATATAGTTGAGCCACCATTGGAAGAAAAGATCGCCTAA
- the xdhB gene encoding xanthine dehydrogenase molybdopterin binding subunit has protein sequence MSKSNSSGHKSNAMTHEEMVTIAKQDLKTGVGKSVKHDSAAKQVTGEAVYIDDRLEFPNQLHVYARLSTQAHGNITKIDLSPCYEFEGVAIAIQAKDVPGELDIGAILPGDPLLADGKVEYYGQPVIAVAANDLETARKAAHAAIIEYEELPAILDVKEALEKEHFVTESHTQQRGDSKAALAKAKHVISGDLEIGGQEHFYLETQISSVMPTEDGGMIVYTSTQNPTEVQKLVAEVIGVPMHKVVIDMRRMGGGFGGKETQAASPACMAAVIAHLTGRPTKMRLLRNEDMQQTGKRHPFYNQYTVGFDDNGMIQGADITVAGNCGYSPDLSSSIVDRAMFHSDNAYYLGDATVVGHRCKTNTASNTAYRGFGGPQGMMTIEHIMDEIARYLKKDPLEVRKANYYGEEGRNVTHYYQTVEDNFLPEITEQLERSSDYHARRKNIAEFNKQSPILKKGLAITPVKFGISFTATFLNQAGALIHIYTDGSIHLNHGGTEMGQGLNIKVAQIVAQEFQVDIERIQITATNTGKVPNTSPTAASSGTDLNGKAAQNAAMTIKQRLIDFAASHFKVWPEEVVFKNGMVQIRDEIMTFNSFVELAWFNQISLSSTGFYRTPKIYYDHENARGRPFYYYAYGASCSEVIIDTLTGENKILRVDILHDVGASLNPAIDIGQVEGGFVQGVGWLTTEELVWNQQGRLMTNGPASYKIPAIADMPIDFRTHLLENRNNPEDTVFNSKAVGEPPFMLGMSVWSALKDAISYVAVDGAIPKLNTPATPERILMAIQEVTETAPTSVDAQSETA, from the coding sequence ATGTCTAAATCAAATTCCTCTGGTCACAAGAGCAATGCGATGACCCACGAAGAGATGGTTACCATTGCAAAACAAGACCTAAAAACTGGCGTAGGTAAAAGCGTTAAACACGACAGTGCAGCCAAGCAAGTCACAGGCGAAGCGGTGTACATTGATGATCGCCTAGAGTTCCCGAATCAGCTGCACGTATACGCACGCCTGAGCACGCAAGCGCACGGCAACATCACCAAAATAGACCTATCTCCGTGTTACGAATTCGAAGGCGTGGCGATTGCCATTCAAGCCAAGGACGTACCGGGTGAACTGGATATCGGTGCCATCCTACCGGGTGACCCACTGCTCGCTGATGGCAAAGTAGAATACTACGGCCAACCTGTGATTGCCGTGGCAGCCAACGATTTAGAGACGGCACGCAAAGCCGCACATGCAGCCATTATTGAATACGAAGAGCTACCCGCCATTCTTGATGTAAAAGAAGCGCTAGAGAAAGAGCACTTCGTAACAGAAAGCCACACTCAACAACGTGGTGACTCGAAAGCCGCGCTGGCAAAAGCGAAACATGTGATCTCAGGTGATCTAGAGATCGGCGGCCAAGAGCACTTCTACCTAGAAACTCAAATCAGTAGCGTGATGCCAACCGAAGACGGCGGCATGATCGTGTACACCTCGACTCAAAACCCGACCGAAGTTCAAAAGTTGGTTGCGGAAGTGATTGGCGTGCCGATGCACAAAGTCGTGATTGATATGCGTCGTATGGGTGGTGGTTTCGGTGGTAAAGAGACTCAAGCGGCCTCTCCAGCATGTATGGCTGCGGTTATTGCCCACCTTACAGGCCGACCAACCAAAATGCGTTTGCTGCGCAATGAAGACATGCAGCAAACCGGTAAACGCCACCCGTTCTACAACCAATATACGGTCGGTTTTGACGACAATGGTATGATTCAAGGTGCCGACATTACCGTTGCAGGTAACTGTGGTTACTCGCCAGATTTATCAAGTTCTATCGTCGACCGAGCAATGTTCCACTCAGACAACGCCTATTACTTAGGTGATGCAACTGTGGTCGGTCATCGATGCAAAACCAACACGGCATCGAATACCGCTTACCGTGGCTTTGGTGGTCCGCAAGGCATGATGACCATCGAACACATCATGGACGAGATTGCGCGTTACCTGAAAAAAGATCCTTTGGAAGTACGTAAGGCGAACTACTACGGCGAAGAAGGCCGTAACGTGACCCATTACTACCAAACCGTTGAAGACAACTTTTTACCTGAGATAACTGAACAGCTTGAACGCAGCAGTGACTATCACGCACGTCGTAAAAACATTGCCGAGTTCAACAAGCAAAGCCCTATTTTGAAGAAAGGCCTTGCGATCACACCAGTGAAATTTGGCATCTCGTTTACTGCGACTTTCTTGAACCAAGCAGGTGCGCTCATCCATATCTACACCGATGGCAGTATTCATTTGAATCACGGTGGTACGGAAATGGGGCAAGGCTTGAACATCAAAGTGGCACAAATCGTTGCACAGGAGTTCCAAGTCGATATCGAACGTATCCAGATCACCGCTACAAACACAGGCAAAGTTCCGAACACATCACCAACCGCAGCCTCATCGGGCACCGACCTCAACGGTAAGGCCGCGCAAAACGCCGCAATGACCATTAAGCAGCGTCTGATTGACTTCGCGGCTTCGCACTTCAAAGTGTGGCCTGAAGAAGTGGTATTTAAGAACGGCATGGTGCAAATCCGCGATGAGATCATGACCTTCAACTCGTTTGTTGAACTGGCTTGGTTTAACCAAATCTCGCTGTCGAGCACTGGCTTCTACCGCACTCCGAAGATCTATTACGATCACGAGAACGCGCGCGGTCGCCCGTTCTACTACTACGCATACGGAGCATCTTGCTCAGAAGTTATCATCGATACCCTAACCGGTGAAAACAAGATTCTGCGTGTCGATATTCTGCATGATGTGGGCGCTTCACTGAACCCTGCGATTGATATCGGCCAAGTCGAAGGTGGCTTTGTGCAAGGTGTCGGTTGGTTAACGACGGAAGAGTTGGTTTGGAACCAGCAAGGCCGCTTGATGACCAATGGTCCTGCGAGTTACAAGATCCCGGCGATTGCTGATATGCCAATTGATTTCAGAACGCATCTTTTAGAAAACCGTAACAACCCAGAAGACACCGTCTTCAACTCGAAAGCCGTGGGTGAACCGCCTTTCATGTTGGGTATGTCGGTATGGAGCGCACTGAAAGACGCCATTAGCTATGTCGCCGTCGATGGGGCGATTCCTAAGCTCAACACACCTGCAACGCCAGAACGTATTCTGATGGCGATTCAGGAAGTCACTGAAACGGCTCCGACTTCGGTCGATGCTCAATCAGAAACGGCTTAA
- the xdhA gene encoding xanthine dehydrogenase small subunit gives MTVLNYLRTKVNKTGTKEGCGSGDCGACTVVLGEVVNGQLQYRSVNSCLTFVSALHGKQLITVEDLQNRDRSLHPVQKAVVDFHGSQCGYCTPGFIMSMFALGKNKPDASKEDVMESLAGNLCRCTGYRPIVDAAMSLSTDQPLIDQFAELERNTIKKLESIQDTEANLRLGHLTAFSPKSTDELAKLFQAHPNAKLVAGGTDLALEVTQFHREIETLISVNLVEDMKVCEETDTDLIIGANLPISDSYSLLKKHYPDFGELLHRFASLQVRNQGTIGGNVANASPIGDTPPLLIALNAKIKLRCGDESRTMPIEDYFISYKVTAQKESEFIEQIIIPKTSNDSFRAYKLSKRLDDDISAVCGAFDIQIEDGKVSYARIAFGGMAATPKRAARCENTLLGKPWTDANIKLAMQELYNDFEPLSDFRASQEYRSLSAANMLRRYFIERQNKNNQIETRVTSYV, from the coding sequence ATGACAGTGCTCAACTACCTTCGTACCAAAGTTAATAAAACGGGTACAAAAGAAGGTTGTGGGTCGGGTGACTGTGGTGCATGTACGGTAGTTCTGGGTGAAGTGGTTAATGGACAGCTGCAATACCGCTCGGTGAACTCTTGCCTAACTTTCGTTTCAGCGCTGCATGGCAAGCAACTGATCACGGTAGAAGATCTACAAAACCGAGATCGCTCTTTGCACCCAGTACAGAAGGCGGTGGTAGATTTTCACGGTTCACAGTGTGGTTACTGCACACCGGGCTTCATCATGTCGATGTTTGCACTAGGCAAGAACAAACCCGATGCAAGTAAAGAAGACGTCATGGAATCACTGGCGGGTAACTTATGTCGCTGTACTGGCTACCGACCAATTGTTGATGCTGCGATGTCACTTTCAACAGACCAGCCTTTGATCGACCAATTTGCTGAGCTTGAACGCAACACCATCAAGAAGCTAGAAAGTATTCAAGACACCGAAGCCAACTTACGCCTTGGTCACCTCACCGCTTTTTCCCCGAAAAGCACCGATGAACTGGCCAAGCTTTTTCAAGCGCATCCGAACGCTAAGCTGGTTGCTGGCGGTACGGATTTAGCACTGGAAGTGACGCAATTCCATCGCGAGATTGAAACACTGATCAGCGTGAACCTTGTTGAAGACATGAAGGTATGTGAAGAGACCGACACCGATTTAATCATTGGTGCCAACCTGCCTATCAGTGATTCTTACTCACTACTGAAAAAGCACTACCCAGATTTTGGTGAACTGTTGCATCGCTTTGCTTCACTGCAAGTACGCAACCAAGGCACCATCGGCGGCAATGTAGCCAATGCTTCACCTATCGGTGACACCCCTCCTCTGCTGATTGCCCTGAACGCGAAGATCAAACTTCGTTGCGGTGACGAGTCTCGCACAATGCCGATTGAAGATTACTTCATCAGCTACAAAGTGACAGCGCAGAAAGAGAGTGAGTTCATTGAACAGATCATCATTCCTAAAACAAGCAACGACAGCTTTCGAGCTTACAAACTGTCTAAACGTTTAGACGATGACATCTCTGCGGTGTGTGGTGCGTTTGATATTCAAATCGAAGATGGCAAGGTTTCTTACGCTCGTATCGCCTTCGGTGGTATGGCTGCAACACCTAAGCGCGCGGCGCGTTGTGAAAATACGTTATTAGGTAAACCGTGGACAGACGCTAATATTAAGTTAGCGATGCAGGAACTGTATAACGACTTTGAGCCGCTATCTGATTTCCGTGCCAGCCAAGAATACCGTTCATTGTCGGCGGCCAATATGTTGCGCCGTTACTTCATTGAACGACAGAACAAAAACAACCAAATCGAAACAAGGGTAACGTCTTATGTCTAA
- a CDS encoding GntR family transcriptional regulator, which produces MTALKNSVSKGINTKVSGQTQDDVVYCHIFDAILEQRLPPATKLSEEALAEIFGVSRTIIRRALLRLSLEQVVVIRPNRGAVIAAPTVDEAKQIFKAREVMEIAITELAVKNATKAQIEECRKLVAKENCAFDQGDYGSGLRLSGEFHIKLAEMAENAPLLAFQRSLVSQTSLLIAQYETGNHSNCSLDEHSGLLDAIESGNEQQAVELMQEHLSHIRSKLNLDSSTASSDLHVVFSDLLKKKS; this is translated from the coding sequence ATGACAGCTCTCAAAAACTCTGTCTCCAAAGGTATAAATACAAAAGTATCAGGCCAGACTCAAGACGATGTTGTTTACTGCCATATCTTCGACGCGATACTAGAACAAAGGCTGCCACCAGCCACCAAATTAAGCGAAGAAGCCCTCGCAGAAATCTTTGGCGTTAGCCGTACTATTATCCGTCGTGCCTTACTACGACTCTCTTTGGAGCAAGTTGTGGTGATCCGCCCTAACCGAGGAGCTGTGATTGCGGCTCCAACAGTAGACGAAGCCAAACAGATATTTAAAGCACGTGAAGTAATGGAAATTGCTATCACCGAGCTAGCCGTTAAAAACGCGACCAAAGCTCAAATCGAAGAGTGCAGAAAATTGGTCGCGAAAGAGAACTGTGCTTTCGACCAAGGTGATTACGGCTCTGGCTTACGTTTGTCTGGAGAGTTCCACATCAAACTGGCTGAAATGGCCGAAAACGCTCCACTGCTGGCTTTCCAACGCAGTTTAGTATCGCAAACCTCACTGCTGATCGCTCAATACGAAACGGGCAACCACTCAAACTGTTCTTTAGACGAACACTCCGGCTTACTGGATGCAATAGAGTCAGGCAACGAACAACAAGCCGTCGAGTTAATGCAAGAACATCTAAGCCATATTCGTTCTAAACTCAACCTAGACAGCAGCACAGCTTCTAGTGATCTACATGTGGTATTCTCCGATCTGCTTAAGAAGAAATCATAG
- a CDS encoding DNA-3-methyladenine glycosylase I, whose translation MTQEKFDTIYQRAAHRKGGAAELEKIVRAPLSQAELSQITDDRWLAAFTEKVFQCGISWNVVRKKWPQFEEVFFEFDIEKMLMLPNEMWEQKAQDPRIIRHLTKVMTIPANAMMIHNAKREADSFSQMVADWPSERITELWDYLKKHGKRLGGNTGAYTLRQMGKDTFILSSDVEAHLRSTDVVDSGRNTKRAQLAASKAFNEWQQQSGRSLSEISQIVAYSCGDNRV comes from the coding sequence ATGACCCAAGAAAAATTCGACACCATTTATCAACGTGCGGCTCACCGTAAAGGCGGAGCGGCCGAACTCGAAAAGATTGTCCGTGCGCCCCTTTCACAAGCCGAGTTATCACAAATCACTGATGACCGTTGGCTGGCCGCTTTTACCGAAAAGGTCTTCCAGTGTGGTATTTCGTGGAATGTGGTGAGAAAGAAGTGGCCACAATTTGAAGAAGTATTCTTTGAGTTCGATATTGAAAAGATGCTGATGCTGCCGAATGAGATGTGGGAACAGAAAGCGCAAGACCCGCGCATTATTCGCCACCTCACCAAGGTAATGACCATACCTGCCAACGCCATGATGATCCACAATGCCAAGCGTGAAGCGGATTCCTTCTCGCAAATGGTTGCCGACTGGCCATCAGAACGTATCACCGAGCTGTGGGATTACCTGAAAAAACACGGCAAGCGATTAGGTGGTAATACTGGAGCCTACACTCTGCGCCAAATGGGTAAAGATACCTTCATCTTGTCATCAGATGTTGAAGCACACCTACGCAGCACAGACGTGGTTGATAGCGGTCGTAACACCAAGCGAGCACAACTGGCAGCGAGTAAAGCCTTCAACGAATGGCAGCAACAGTCAGGTCGTAGCCTGAGCGAAATCAGTCAGATCGTGGCATACAGCTGCGGCGATAATCGAGTATAG
- a CDS encoding HD domain-containing protein: protein MKEKFEDQLLDFAQREMTQDAAHDISHIKRVVKTAKALCVQEQAKLEVVLPAAYLHDCFTFPKNHPDRAQSSQMAADKAISFLKSIDYPASYLDEVHHAIVTHSYSANITPETLEAQIVQDADRLDSLGAIGIARCLYVGQSFNAELYNHQDPFAKQRDLDDKHYSVDHFYVKLFKLAETMNTESAKLEANKRTDYMRGFLAQLATEA from the coding sequence GTGAAGGAAAAGTTTGAAGACCAACTGCTTGATTTTGCACAGCGAGAGATGACACAAGATGCAGCTCACGACATCAGCCACATCAAGCGCGTAGTCAAAACCGCTAAGGCGTTGTGTGTCCAAGAACAGGCCAAGCTTGAAGTCGTTCTACCCGCCGCTTACCTTCATGATTGCTTCACCTTTCCTAAGAACCACCCGGACAGAGCCCAAAGCTCGCAAATGGCAGCAGACAAGGCGATTTCTTTCCTCAAATCTATCGACTATCCTGCGTCCTATTTGGATGAGGTCCATCATGCTATTGTCACGCACAGCTACAGTGCCAACATCACTCCAGAAACCTTGGAAGCTCAAATCGTCCAAGATGCCGATCGACTAGATTCTCTCGGTGCGATTGGTATTGCTCGCTGCCTGTATGTGGGCCAGAGCTTTAACGCAGAACTCTATAACCACCAAGACCCGTTTGCGAAGCAACGTGACTTGGATGACAAACATTACAGCGTCGACCACTTTTACGTGAAGCTATTCAAGCTGGCTGAAACAATGAATACAGAATCTGCCAAATTAGAAGCCAACAAGCGCACCGACTACATGCGTGGTTTTCTCGCTCAATTGGCGACAGAAGCTTAA
- a CDS encoding HAD family hydrolase: protein MNFQAAIFDMDGLLLDTERLCMQVFEEACHAQGVPFLQDVYLGIIGCNAKTIEQIFRNGYGEGLDYPALNNEWRTRYSAIVKNQAIPVKDGVIELLEWLKSNDIPIAVATSTQLDIAKKKLELAGLDSYFTSLSTGCEVTHGKPHPEIYLLAAERLGVAPETCLAFEDSNNGIRASMAANMISFQIPDLVEPCEEVKALGHTISPSLHHVLAQLQQAAA from the coding sequence ATGAATTTTCAAGCTGCTATTTTTGATATGGATGGACTACTGCTCGACACCGAGCGACTTTGTATGCAGGTTTTTGAAGAAGCATGTCACGCGCAAGGTGTTCCGTTTTTGCAAGATGTCTACCTAGGCATTATTGGCTGTAACGCAAAAACCATCGAACAGATCTTTAGAAATGGTTACGGTGAAGGCTTAGATTATCCTGCGTTAAACAACGAATGGCGAACTCGTTATAGTGCGATTGTTAAGAACCAAGCGATCCCTGTAAAAGACGGCGTGATTGAGCTTCTTGAATGGCTCAAATCAAACGACATTCCAATCGCGGTGGCGACCTCGACTCAGCTTGATATTGCAAAAAAGAAGCTTGAGTTGGCTGGCCTAGATTCTTACTTCACCTCGTTAAGCACAGGCTGCGAAGTAACTCACGGTAAGCCTCATCCAGAGATCTACCTGCTAGCGGCAGAACGCCTCGGTGTTGCACCTGAAACCTGCCTAGCGTTTGAAGATTCAAACAACGGTATTCGCGCGTCGATGGCTGCAAACATGATCAGTTTCCAGATCCCAGATCTGGTTGAGCCTTGCGAAGAAGTCAAAGCCCTTGGTCACACGATCAGCCCTTCCCTGCATCATGTGTTAGCACAGCTTCAACAAGCCGCTGCTTAA
- a CDS encoding anaerobic C4-dicarboxylate transporter, whose protein sequence is MLYFEFLFLLVVLYIGSRYGGIGLGVVSGIGLVIEVFVFKMPPTSPPVTVMLIILAVVTCASILEAAGGLKYMLQVAERVLRKNPKRVTLIAPFVTYSMTFLLGTGHAVYSIMPIIGDVALKNGIRPERPMAAASVASQLAITASPISAAVVYYLAQLSDIQHSITLLSILMVTVPATLFGTFLLSLYSLKRGKELSDDPEYQARLKDPEWKKRIESTTATSLDEVLPTSARNAVLIFLLSIVVIVIVAMVPEIRTIVDGDKPIKMSVIIQMMMLCFGGIILLATKTDPRDVPNGVVFKSGMVAAIAIFGIAWMSDTYFQYAMPQFKSGIVEMVTNYPWTFALALFIVSVVVNSQAATARMMLPVGLGLGLDPALLIGLMPAVYGYFFIPNYPSDIATVNFDVSGTTKIGKWYFNHSFMSVGLIGVVGACCLGYALAQIFIA, encoded by the coding sequence ATGTTGTATTTTGAGTTTCTATTTTTATTAGTCGTACTTTATATCGGGTCTCGGTATGGTGGTATTGGCTTAGGTGTTGTTTCTGGTATTGGTTTGGTTATCGAGGTGTTTGTCTTCAAGATGCCACCAACGTCTCCACCTGTCACTGTCATGTTGATCATCCTCGCAGTTGTGACTTGTGCTTCGATTTTAGAAGCGGCGGGAGGCTTGAAATACATGCTGCAAGTTGCGGAAAGGGTACTGAGAAAGAACCCGAAACGCGTCACCTTGATAGCACCGTTCGTGACTTACTCGATGACTTTCTTATTGGGTACTGGCCACGCGGTTTACTCTATTATGCCAATCATCGGCGATGTGGCATTGAAGAACGGTATTCGTCCTGAGCGTCCAATGGCAGCTGCGTCGGTAGCATCTCAGTTGGCGATTACGGCATCACCAATCTCTGCGGCTGTGGTGTACTACCTCGCGCAGCTATCTGATATTCAACACTCTATTACTCTGCTTTCTATTTTGATGGTGACGGTTCCTGCAACATTGTTTGGTACGTTCTTGCTTTCTTTGTATAGCTTAAAACGCGGTAAAGAATTGAGCGACGATCCTGAATACCAAGCACGCCTAAAAGATCCTGAGTGGAAAAAACGCATTGAAAGCACCACCGCGACCTCTTTGGATGAAGTTCTGCCAACTTCGGCTCGTAATGCGGTTTTGATTTTCCTATTGTCGATTGTCGTGATTGTCATCGTGGCAATGGTGCCAGAGATCCGAACCATCGTAGACGGCGACAAGCCAATCAAGATGTCAGTGATCATCCAGATGATGATGCTCTGTTTCGGCGGTATCATTTTGCTGGCAACTAAAACTGATCCGCGTGATGTGCCAAACGGCGTGGTATTCAAATCGGGTATGGTGGCGGCGATTGCTATCTTCGGTATCGCATGGATGTCGGATACTTACTTCCAATATGCAATGCCTCAATTTAAGTCGGGCATCGTGGAAATGGTGACTAACTACCCATGGACGTTCGCACTAGCGCTATTCATTGTATCGGTTGTGGTGAACTCTCAAGCAGCAACTGCACGTATGATGCTACCTGTTGGCCTTGGCTTAGGGCTAGACCCAGCACTGCTTATCGGCTTGATGCCAGCAGTTTACGGCTACTTCTTTATCCCGAACTACCCATCAGACATCGCAACAGTGAACTTCGATGTCTCTGGCACAACCAAGATTGGTAAGTGGTACTTCAACCACTCATTCATGTCGGTTGGTTTAATCGGTGTAGTAGGCGCATGTTGTTTAGGCTACGCATTGGCTCAGATTTTTATCGCTTAA
- a CDS encoding DUF4144 domain-containing protein translates to MISWPSLVKLDGDDELIYVASENDFQAECSDMILGEDDYLIDSEGDSYSLQSNSNQLSLAKRANQYSVESVTKLIRNHEFQKAEVCLMKIHFLTIEEAIQSLAFEPR, encoded by the coding sequence ATGATCAGTTGGCCATCTTTGGTAAAACTCGACGGTGACGATGAGCTTATTTACGTCGCATCCGAGAACGATTTTCAGGCAGAATGCTCAGACATGATCTTGGGCGAAGATGATTATCTCATTGATTCTGAAGGCGATAGCTACTCGCTTCAATCAAACTCAAATCAACTGTCTCTAGCGAAACGAGCAAACCAATATTCGGTTGAAAGCGTGACTAAACTTATTCGAAATCACGAGTTCCAGAAGGCAGAAGTGTGTCTGATGAAGATCCACTTCCTGACCATTGAAGAAGCGATTCAGTCTTTGGCTTTTGAGCCACGTTAA